The Pseudomonas sp. R4-35-07 nucleotide sequence TTGGCACCGGGCCCTTCGTTTTTGTGCGATTCCAGAAGGATGCGGTGGTGCGCTACAAGGCCAACCCGGACTACTTCGCCGGCAAACCGACGGTGGACAACCTGATCTTCGCGATCACGCCGGATGCCAATGTGCGACTGCAGAAACTGCGTCGCGATGAATGCCAGATCGCCCTGTCGCCCAAACCCCTGGATATGGGCGAGGCCGAAAAAGACCCAGCCCTGAAGGTGGAAAAAACCGCAGCTTTCATGACCGCGTTCGTCGCCATCAACAGCCAGCATCCGCCGCTGGACAAGCCCGAAGTACGCCAGGCGATCAACTTGGCCTTCGACAAAGGCAGCTACCTCAAGGCCGTCTTCGAAGGCACCGCCGAAGCGGCCAACGGTGTTTACCCACCCAATACCTGGAGCTACGCCAAGGAGCTGTCGGGTTACCCACAGGACCTGGCCAAAGCCAAGGCGCTGCTCAACCGCGCCGGCCTCAAGGATGGCTTCAAGACCACTATCTGGACCCGCCCTACCGGCAGCCTGTTGAACCCCAACCCAAATCTTGGCGCTCAACTGTTGCAGGCCGACCTGGCCAAGGTCGGCATCCAGGCCGACATCCGTGTGATCGAATGGGGCGAGTTGATTCGCCGCGCCAAAGCCGGCGAGCATGACCTGCTCTTCATGGGCTGGGCCGGTGACAATGGCGACCCGGATAACTTCCTCACCCCGCAATTTTCCTGCGCGGCAGTCAAGTCCGGCACCAACTTCGCCCGCTACTGCGACCCTGCGCTGGACAAGCTGATCAGCGCTGGCAAGACCACCAGCGAACAAGGCGTGCGCAGCAAGCTCTACCAGCAGGCGCAGGCGCAGATCCAGCAGCAGGCCCTGTGGTTGCCCTTGGCGCACCCCATGGCGTTTGCCCTGACACGCAAAAATGTCGACGGCTATCAGGTGAGCCCGTTTGGTCGCCAGGATTATTCCAAAGTAAGCGTCAAGCCTTAAGCTGCAAGCTGCAAGCTGCAAGCCCGCTTGTGGCTTGCAGCTTCAAACTTGCAGCTGTCCTCACATCCATCCATATTCCGCCATCGACAACGGATCACCATCACCCACGATGATGTGATCCAGCACCCGCACGTCCACCATTTCCAAGGCCTTCTGGAGAACTTTGGTCAACTTTCGATCAGCGGCGCTTGGATCCGCGCTTCCCGAAGGATGGTTGTGGCACAGGATCAATGCCGCCGCGTTGTACGCCAGCGCGCGCTTGACCACTTGCCGGGGATAGACCACAGCCGTATCGATAGTGCCGTGGGACAGCGCTTCGAAACCCAGCACTCGATGTTTGGAGTCGAGAAACAGGCAGCCAAACACCTCGTGAGTTTCATGACGCAGCAGCGCCTTGAGGTATTCGCGCACGGCCAGCGGACTCTCCAGCACCGAATCGTTGCGCAGGCGCTCGGCCATATGGCGCCGGGACATTTCCAGTACCGCCTGCAACTGGGCAAACTTCGCCGGCCCCAGGCCCAACTGCTGATTGAACAGCGTCTGGCTGGCTTCCAGCAGCGGGCGCAGGCCGCCGAATTGCGCCAATAAATGGCGCGCCAGGTCCACCGCACTCCTGCCAGACACTCCGGTGCGCAGGAAGATCGCCAGCAATTCGGCATCGGACAGACTGGCCGCGCCCCACTCCAAAAGCTTCTCTCGCGGCCGCTCGGCAGCAGGCCAATCGCGAATACTCATCCCGCCTCCTCTCCATGATGTACGCCGCATGCGCCGCTGTTGCCAGACGGACGCTGTGTTATCGTAGGCCCTCTTTTTTGCATGCGATTTCACCTGGGGAGGGGTCATCGCAGGCGTCACTGAACTGGCTTCACTGAACTGGAAAGGCAAACCAATGCAGCGTCTGTATCGGAAACGCATCGTTCTCGGCGTCGGCGGCGGCATTGCCGCCTACAAGAGCGCAGAGCTGGTTCGCAGGCTCCTGGACCAAGGCGCCGAAGTGCGCGTGGTCATGACCCGTGGTGGCAGTGAGTTCATCACCCCGCTGACCATGCAGGCCTTGTCCGGCCACCCGGTTCACCTGGATCTGCTGGACCCGGCGGCCGAAGCCGCCATGGGCCATATCGAACTGGCCAAATGGGCCGACCTGGTCCTGATCGCGCCGGCTACCGCCGACCTGATCGCGCGCCTGGCCCAGGGCATCGCCGATGACCTGCTGACCACCCTGGTACTGGCCACCGACGCCACCGTCGCCATCGCCCCGGCGATGAACCAGGCCATGTGGCGCGACCCGGCCACCCAGGCCAACACCCAGCTTCTGCAAAGCCGTGGCCTCAAGGTCTTCGGCCCGGCGTCCGGCAGCCAGGCCTGCGGCGACGTCGGCATGGGCCGCATGCTCGAAGCCACCGACCTGGCGCTGTGCGCTGCCGAGTGCTTCCAGCACCTGGCCCTGACCGGCAAACACGTACTGATCACCGCTGGCCCGACCCAGGAAAACATCGACCCGGTGCGCTACATCACCAACCATAGCTCAGGAAAAATGGGCTTTGCCCTGGCTGAAGCTGCGGTTGAGGCAGGCGCACGGGTCACCCTGATCACCGGCCCGGTGCATTTGCCAACGCCTGATCGTGTGACGCGAATCGACGTAGTCAGCGCCAGGGACATGCTGGCGGCCTGTGAGGCTGCCATTCCGTGCGACCTGTTCATCGCCTCGGCAGCGGTTGCAGACTACCGACCGGAAGTCGTTGCGCCGCAAAAGCTCAAGAAAGACCCTACAAGCGGTGATGGCCTGCTCCTGCAAATGGTGCGCAACCCGGACATCCTGGCCACCATCGCCACCCGTCCGGATCGTCCGTTCAGCGTCGGTTTCGCCGCCGAGACCGAACATTTGCTGGACTACGCCGCACGCAAATTGAAAGACAAAAACCTCGATCTGATCGTTGCCAATGATGTCGCCAACCCGAGCATCGGCTTCAACAGCGAGGAAAATGCCATCAGCGTGATCGACCGCGAGTTGCACGCCACCGTTTTCGCCCAGACCAGCAAGGGCAAGATTGCCCGCCAACTGATCTCTTTTATCGCCCAACGGCTGAACCAGGTTTAATGTCCATGCACGCTTTGCAAGCCAAGATCCTCGACCCCCGCATCGGTAGCGAATTTCCACTGCCGGCCTACGCTACCCCAGGCTCCGCTGGCCTGGACCTGCGCGCCATGCTCAAGCAAGACACCGTGCTCGAGCCGGGCCAGACCCTGCTGATCCCCACCGGCCTGTCGATCTACGTCGGCGACCCAGGCCTGGCAGCCCTGATCCTGCCGCGCTCGGGCCTGGGTCACAAACACGGCATCGTGCTGGGCAATCTGGTGGGCCTGATCGACTCCGACTACCAGGGTGAGTTGATGGTCTCGTGCTGGAACCGTGGCCAGACCGCGTTCAACATTGCTGTCGGCGAGCGTATTGCCCAACTGGTGCTGGTGCCGGTGGTACAGGCACATTTCGAACTGGTGCAGGAATTCGACGAAACCCAACGCGGCGCCGGCGGTTTCGGGCATTCCGGCAGCCACTGACTAAGCTGAACCTGGCCGGATGCGATTGTCCGGCCAGACGCCACCGCCCGGCTATTCAGGATGAAGAATACGCACACGGCATCAGCGATTTTTCTACAATAAAATCAAAGAATTACGTACAAATAAGCACGCCGCCGAAGCGCCGATGGCACTTTTACACCACGAACTCTCTGCCGAAAACGCCGTCATACCCTTCAGTTTGAGCCTGCCGGCCAGCCACACCAGGCCAGCCTTGCCCCCTTTCAGATGGAGTTCTTCCCGCGATGAGTACCGCAGCCCGTGTAGCCCCGACTTTTCCCGACAGCATCTTTCGTGCCTACGACATTCGTGGCGTGGTGCCCAAAACCCTGACCGCCGAAACCGCCTACTGGATCGGCCGCGCCATCGGCGCGCAGAGCCTGGCCCAGGGCGAGCCGAATGTTTCGGTGGGCCGTGACGGCCGCCTGTCCGGCCCGGAGCTGGTGGAGCAACTGATCCAGGGCCTGGCAGACAGCGGTTGCCATGTCAGCGACGTCGGGCTGGTGCCCACGCCTGCGCTGTACTACGCCGCCAACGTGCTGGCCGGCAAATCCGGCGTCATGCTTACCGGCAGCCACAACCCGTCGGACTACAACGGTTTCAAGATCGTGATCGCCGGCGATACCCTCGCCAACGAACAGATCCAGGCCCTGCACACGCGCCTGAAAACCAACGACCTGACCAGCGGCACCGGTAGCATCACCAAGGTCGACATCCTGCAGCGCTACTCCGACGAAATCACCCGCGACGTCAAGCTCGACCGCCGCCTGAAAGTGGTGGTGGACTGCGGCAACGGCGCGGCTGGCGTGATCGCCCCGCAATTGCTCGAAGCCCTGAACTGTGAAGTGATCCCGCTGTTCTGCGACGTCGACGGCAACTTCCCCAACCATCACCCGGACCCAGGCAAGCCTGAAAACCTGGTGGACCTGATCGCCAAGGTCAAGGAAGTGGGCGCCGACGTGGGCCTGGCCTTCGACGGCGACGGCGACCGTGTAGGGGTGGTGACCGAAACCGGCGAGATCGTGTACCCGGACCGCCTGTTAATGCTGTTTGCCCGTGACGTGGTGGCGCGCAATGCCAACGCCGAAATCATCTTCGACGTTAAGTGCACCCGCCGCCTCACGCCGCTGATCAAGGAATACGGCGGCCGCCCGCTGATGTGGAAGACCGGACATTCGTTGATCAAAAAGAAAATGAAGGAAACCGGCGCCTTGCTGGCCGGCGAAATGAGCGGTCACGTGTTCTTCAAGGAGCGCTGGTTCGGTTTCGACGACGGCATTTACAGCGCTGCGCGCCTGCTGGAGATCCTCAGCAAGGAAAAATCCACAGCGCAAGAGCTGTTTCAGACCTTCCCCAACGATATTTCTACGCCAGAGATCAATATCCATGTGACCGAGGAGAGCAAATTCAGCATCATTGACGCACTGCACGATGCGCAATGGGGTGAAGGCGCCAACCTGACCACCATTGATGGTGTGCGAGTCGATTACGCCAAAGGCTGGGGCCTGGTTCGCGCGTCCAACACCACGCCGGTGCTGGTGCTGCGCTTCGAGGCGGATACCGAGGCTGAGTTGCAGCGCATCAAGGACGTCTTCCACGTCCAGTTGAAACGTGTTGCCCCTGATCTCCAATTACCGTTCTGATTTTTTACCGGAGCCCTGAATGACCCTCGAACGCGAAGCCGCTGCCAACACCGCCAAGGTCCTGTCCGAAGCGTTGCCTTACATTCGACGCTACGTCGGCAAGACGCTGGTGATCAAGTACGGCGGCAATGCCATGGAAAGCGACGAGCTGAAAACCGGCTTTGCCCGCGACATCGTGATGATGAAAGCCGTGGGGATCAACCCGGTTGTCGTCCACGGTGGTGGACCGCAAATCGGCGATCTGCTCAAGCGCTTGTCGATCGAGAGTCACTTCATCGATGGCATGCGCGTCACTGACGCGCAGACCATGGACGTGGTGGAGATGGTGCTCGGTGGCCAGGTCAACAAAGACATCGTCAACCTGATCAACCGCCACGGCGGCAGCGCCATCGGCCTGACCGGCAAGGATGCGGAACTGATCCGCGCGAAAAAACTGACCGTGACCCGTCAGACCCCGGAGATGACCCAGCCGGAAATCATCGACATCGGCCAGGTGGGCGAAGTGATCGGCATCAACACCGATCTGCTCAACCTGCTGGTCAAGGGTGACTTCATCCCGGTGATCGCGCCCATCGGCGTGGGCGTCAACGGTGAGTCCTATAACATCAACGCCGACCTGGTGGCGGGCAAAGTGGCTGAGGCGCTGAAGGCTGAAAAGCTGATGCTGCTGACCAACATTGCCGGCCTGATGGACAAGCAAGGCAAGGTGTTGACCGGCCTGACCACCCAGCAGGTGGACGAGCTGATTGCCGACGGCACTATCTACGGCGGCATGCTGCCAAAAATCCGCTGCGCGCTGGAAGCCGTGCAAGGCGGCGTCGGCAGCTCGCTGATCCTCGACGGCCGGGTGCCAAATGCAATCCTGCTGGAAATCTTCACCGATACCGGTGTGGGTACGTTGATCAGCAATCGCAAGCGTTCTTAGGTTCCAGAAAACAAAAGGCCCCGCTCAATCTGATTGAGCGGGGCCTTTTTTGCACAGATCTTGAAAACACCGAAGATCAAATGTGGGAGGGGGCTTGCCCCCGATAGCAGCGGGTCTGTGCTGAATTAATCAACTGATACACCGCCATCGGGGGCAAGCCCCCTCCCACATGAGCCCTCACCTGCATGAATATCTGTGTCAGACGCCAAACTGCTCGCGATACGCCTTAACTGCCGGCAAGTGCTGCTTGAGCTGCGGATCATCTTCCAGGAACTGCAACACCTGGTTCAACGACACAATGCTCACCACCGGAATGCCGAAATCACGCTCCACTTCCTGGATCGCCGACAACTCGCCGTTGCCACGCTCCTGGCGGTTCAGCGCGATCAGCACGCCGGCCGCCTTGGCGCCGTCCTGGGAAGCGATGATCTGCATCACTTCGCGGATCGCGGTGCCGGCGGTGATCACATCGTCGATGATCAGCACATCGCCCGTCAGCGGCGCGCCCACCAGGCTGCCACCTTCGCCGTGGGCCTTGGCTTCCTTGCGGTTGAAGCACCACGGCAGGTCCTGCCCGTGATGTTCCGCCAGCGCCACCGCGGTAGCCGCAGCCAGGGGAATGCCCTTGTAGGCCGGGCCAAACAGTACGTCGAAGGAAATACCGCTTTCAACGATGGCCGCCGCGTAGAAACGCCCCAGTTGAGCCAGGGCCGAACCCGAGTTGAACAGGCCTGCATTGAAGAAATACGGGCTGGTGCGCCCGGACTTGAGGGTGAACTCACCGAAGCGCAAAACCCCGCGATCGATGGCAAAACGAATGAAATCGCGTTGATACGCCTGCATGAAAAAAGCCTCAGATACCACGGATTTAGCTAATTAGGTAGACGGCGTGTATCATACACGCACGCGATTTTTGGGGCCATTTATGCGGATCATCAGTGTGAACGTTAATGGTATTCAGGCTGCAGTCGAGCGTGGTTTGCTCAGTTGGCTGCAAGCACAGAATGCCGACGTCATCTGCCTGCAGGACACCCGCGCCTCCGCCTTTGAACTGGACGACCCAGCCTTCCAACTGGATGGCTACTTCCTTTATGCCTGCGATGCCGAAGTGCCCACCCAAGGTGGCGTGGCTTTGTACTCGCGGTTGCAACCCAAGGCGGTCATCAGCGGCCTCGGCTTCGAGACAGCCGACCGCTACGGGCGCTACCTGCAAGCCGATTTCGACAAGGTCAGCATCGCGACCTTGCTGCTTCCTTCGGGGCAGAACGGCGATGAAGACTTGAACCAGAAATTCAAGCTAATGGACGATTTCGCCCGTTATCTGGATAAACAGCGACGCAAACGTCGCGAGTACATTTATTGTGGCTCGCTGTACGTGGCGCAACAGAAGCTGGATATCAAGAACTGGCGCGACAGCCAGCAATCCCCTGGCTTCCTGGCGCCGGAACGGGCCTGGATGGACGAGATTGTCGGCAACATGGGCTATGTCGACGCCCTGCGCGAAGTCAGCCGCGAAGGCGACCAGTACAGCTGGTGGCCGGATAACGAACAGGCTGAAATGCTCAACCTGGGTTGGCGTTTCGACTACCAACTGCTGACCCCAGGTCTGCGCCGGTTCGTACGCAGTGCCCGCTTGCCGCGCCAGCCGCGCTTCTCGCAGCACGCACCACTGATCGTGGACTACGACTGGACCTTGACCATCTGAGGTCTTTTTCCAGGCACAAAAAAACCGACAGCGATGTCGGTTTTTTTGTGGATGGCTATTATTTGACCAGACGCCAGGTCAGAGGATAGCGATAGGCGATCCCCTTGTTGGCCTTGATACTGCCGATGATGGTCAGCACCACCGTGGCAATCGCCAGGGCAATCATCAGGAAGAAACCAATCACTGCGAAGGCCAGCACGATGCAAGCGATCCAGGCGATGGCGACGGTGATCTGGAAATTCAGGGCTTCCTTGCCCTGATCATCAATAAACGCATCCTGCTCCTTCTTCATCTGCCACAGGATCAGTGGCCCCACAACGCTGCCGAAAGGGAACACGAACCCCAGAAACGCCGCGAGATGGCACAACATCGCCCCCTGCCGCACTTCATAGGAAGGCGCAGGCACCGGCATTTGGCTGTTGTCATTCATGGCGTTTCTCCTTGAGACCGGCTCAGTCAGCCAGTGCGGCGTTCTGCAGTTCGAAAATTTCGCTCATGCCTTTCTGCGCCAGGGCCAGCATGGCGTTCAGTTCAGCTGGCTGGAACGGCGCGCCTTCGGCGGTGCCCTGCACTTCGATGAAACCACCGGTGCTGGTCATAACCACGTTCAGGTCGGTCTCGGCGGCCGAGTCTTCCAGGTAGTCCAGGTCCAACACCGGCTCGCCCTGGTACATGCCGACCGAGACGGCGGCGATCATTTGCTTGAGCGGATCGCCGCCTTTGAGGCCGCCACGCTTCTTGATCACTTTCAGTGCGTCAACCAGGGCCACCATGGCGCCGGTGATCGACGCGGTGCGGGTGCCGCCGTCGGCCTGGATCACGTCGCAATCGACGTACAGGGTCACGTCGCCCAGCTTGGTCATGTCCAGGGCCGCGCGCAGGGAGCGGCCGATCAGGCGCTGGATTTCCAGGGTACGCCCGCCCTGTTTGCCACGGCTGGCCTCACGCTGGTTACGCTCGCCGGTGGCGCGCGGCAGCATGCCGTATTCAGCGGTCAACCAACCCTGGCCCTGGCCTTTGAGGAAGCGCGGCACGCCGTTCTCGACGCTGACGGTGCAGATGACCTTGGTATCGCCAAACTCGACCAGTACGGACCCCTCGGCGTGTTTGGTGTAGTTGCGGGTGATGCGGATCGAGCGGAGCTGATCGGCAGCGCGACCACTTGGACGTTTCATAGGGAATACCTGTACTGAGGACGAAAAACTGCCGAGCATTATAGAGCCGCCAGCCGATTCGGGGCACTTCTAAAAATCCGGTTACGAATGCGCATGTTTGGGCGCCTCCTGCGCACTGCGCTACAATCCTGCGCCTTCTTAACCACCAGCCCGTGTTTGCGGGACTGTAACGCGAGGTACCTCCATGGTGCACAGCATGACCGCCTTCGCCCGCGTCGAAAAAGCCGGCGCACAAGGCACCCTGAGCTGGGAACTGCGCTCGGTCAACAGCCGTTACCTGGAGCCGCATCTGCGCCTGCCGGAGTCGTTCCGCGACCTCGAGGGCGCCGTGCGTGAAGCGCTGCGCCAGGGCATTTCCCGCGGCAAGCTGGAATGCACCCTGCGCTTTACCGAAGAAACCACCGGCAAACCATTGCAGGTCGACCGCGACCGCGCCGCGCAACTGGTGGCTGCCGCTGAAACCATCGCCAGCCTGATCAAGCAGCCGGCCGCGCTGAACCCCCTGGAAGTGCTGGCCTGGCCCGGCGTGCTGGTGGCCGACGCCACCGACCCGCAAGCCCTCAACGCCGAGGCCCTGGCCCTGTTCAACCTGGGCCTCAAGGAACTCAAGGCCGGCCGCGAGCGTGAAGGCGCCGAGCTGGCGCGGTTGATCAGCGAGCGCTTGAGCTCAATCGAAGAAGACGTCGTCACCCTGCGTGAGCTGGTGCCGCAAATGCTCGCCACCCAGCGCCAGAAGGTCCTGGATCGCTTCGCCGACATGAAGGCCGACCTCGACCCCGTGCGCCTGGAGCAGGAAATGGTCCTGCTGGCACAAAAGAGTGATGTCGCCGAAGAGCTCGATCGCCTGAGCACCCACATCCTCGAAGTGCGCCGGGTGCTCAAGTCCGGTGGTGCCGCCGGTCGGCGCCTGGACTTCCTGATGCAGGAACTCAACCGCGAAGCCAATACACTGGGCTCCAAAGCGTTCGATCCGCGCAGCACCACGGCTGCGGTCAACCTCAAAGTGTTGATCGAGCAAATGCGCGAACAAGTACAGAATATTGAGTAAGGCACCCTCCATGACCCACAGCACCGGCACCCTTTACATCATTTCCGCCCCTTCGGGCGCGGGCAAGAGCAGCCTGGTCAAGGCCCTGACCGACGCTGACGAGCAGATCCGCATCTCGGTTTCCCACACCACGCGCGCCATGCGCCCGGGTGAAGTGAACGGCGTGCACTATCACTTCGTCGAGCGTACCGAGTTCGTCAAGATGATCGAGCACGGTGACTTCCTGGAGCGCGCCGAAGTATTCGGCAACCTCTATGGCACCTCGCAAAGTCATCTGCAGCAGACGCTGGATGAAGGCCATGACCTGATTCTGGAAATCGACTGGCAGGGCGCCGAACAAGTGCGCCAGCTGATGCCCAAGGCGCGTTCGATCTTCATCCTGCCGCCCTCGCTTGAAGCCCTGCACCAGCGCCTGACCAACCGCGGCCAGGACAGCAACGAGATCATCGAGGGCCGCATGCGCGAAGCCGTCAGCGAAATGAGCCACTACGTCGACTACGACTACCTGATCATCAACGACGATTTTGCCCACGCGCTGGATGATTTAAAGGCGATTTTCCGCGCCAACCAGCTGCAGCAAAAGCGTCAACAGCAGCGTTTCGGCAAATTACTCGCCGAACTGCTCGGCTGATTGGCCCTTCCCAAAACCGCTGCAAGAGCTTTACATTGGCACTTGCAGCGGTTTTGCGAGGGTCAGCGAAAAATCAGCGCTTCCCTAAACGCTGGTGATTTTTTAAACTGCTCAGTCCGCTCGCCCAACCGGGCAGCGCGCATCTTGCATTCGCTCCGAGGAATACCATGGCCCGCGTAACCGTTGAAGACTGCCTAGAACACGTGGATAACCGCTTTGAGCTGGTCATGCTCTCTACCAAGCGTGCCCGTCAACTGGCCACTGGCGGCAAAGAGCCCCTGGTCCAGTGGGAAAACGACAAGCCTACCGTTGTAGCCCTGCGTGAAATCGCAGAAGGCCTGATGAGCTATGAGTTCATCGCCAACGCTGAAATCGTTGAAGACGAACCGCTGTTCGCAGCGTTCGAGGACGAGTCCAACGAGGCCGTCTAAGCCTATGCCTGGTCGACGTAGCACGGCGCGGGGTCACAGCCTTCGGCAGGAGTTCACACTTTGCCGAGCATAGACGCCCTCGCCGATCGCTTATCGGCCTACCTCGGCCCCGACCAGGTCAACCTGGTCCGCCGAGCGTATTTCTACGCCGAACAAGCTCACGATGGCCAACGCCGTCGTAGTGGCGAAGCGTATGTCACGCATCCTCTTGCGGTGGCAAATATTCTGGCCGACATGCAC carries:
- a CDS encoding ABC transporter substrate-binding protein translates to MRLAALPLLLAPLLIAPTMAVAATNLSVCTEASPEGFDVVQYNSLTTTNASADVLMNRLVDYDATGAKLVPSLADSWDVSPDGLTYTFKLHPNVKFHRTEYFTPSRTLTAEDVRFSFERMLDPANPWHKIAQSGFPHAQSLQLPTLIKKIDALDPLTVRFTLDHADSTFLAALSMGFASIYPAEYADKLLKAGTPEKLNSQPIGTGPFVFVRFQKDAVVRYKANPDYFAGKPTVDNLIFAITPDANVRLQKLRRDECQIALSPKPLDMGEAEKDPALKVEKTAAFMTAFVAINSQHPPLDKPEVRQAINLAFDKGSYLKAVFEGTAEAANGVYPPNTWSYAKELSGYPQDLAKAKALLNRAGLKDGFKTTIWTRPTGSLLNPNPNLGAQLLQADLAKVGIQADIRVIEWGELIRRAKAGEHDLLFMGWAGDNGDPDNFLTPQFSCAAVKSGTNFARYCDPALDKLISAGKTTSEQGVRSKLYQQAQAQIQQQALWLPLAHPMAFALTRKNVDGYQVSPFGRQDYSKVSVKP
- the radC gene encoding DNA repair protein RadC — its product is MSIRDWPAAERPREKLLEWGAASLSDAELLAIFLRTGVSGRSAVDLARHLLAQFGGLRPLLEASQTLFNQQLGLGPAKFAQLQAVLEMSRRHMAERLRNDSVLESPLAVREYLKALLRHETHEVFGCLFLDSKHRVLGFEALSHGTIDTAVVYPRQVVKRALAYNAAALILCHNHPSGSADPSAADRKLTKVLQKALEMVDVRVLDHIIVGDGDPLSMAEYGWM
- the coaBC gene encoding bifunctional phosphopantothenoylcysteine decarboxylase/phosphopantothenate--cysteine ligase CoaBC; this encodes MQRLYRKRIVLGVGGGIAAYKSAELVRRLLDQGAEVRVVMTRGGSEFITPLTMQALSGHPVHLDLLDPAAEAAMGHIELAKWADLVLIAPATADLIARLAQGIADDLLTTLVLATDATVAIAPAMNQAMWRDPATQANTQLLQSRGLKVFGPASGSQACGDVGMGRMLEATDLALCAAECFQHLALTGKHVLITAGPTQENIDPVRYITNHSSGKMGFALAEAAVEAGARVTLITGPVHLPTPDRVTRIDVVSARDMLAACEAAIPCDLFIASAAVADYRPEVVAPQKLKKDPTSGDGLLLQMVRNPDILATIATRPDRPFSVGFAAETEHLLDYAARKLKDKNLDLIVANDVANPSIGFNSEENAISVIDRELHATVFAQTSKGKIARQLISFIAQRLNQV
- the dut gene encoding dUTP diphosphatase — encoded protein: MHALQAKILDPRIGSEFPLPAYATPGSAGLDLRAMLKQDTVLEPGQTLLIPTGLSIYVGDPGLAALILPRSGLGHKHGIVLGNLVGLIDSDYQGELMVSCWNRGQTAFNIAVGERIAQLVLVPVVQAHFELVQEFDETQRGAGGFGHSGSH
- the argB gene encoding acetylglutamate kinase, with translation MTLEREAAANTAKVLSEALPYIRRYVGKTLVIKYGGNAMESDELKTGFARDIVMMKAVGINPVVVHGGGPQIGDLLKRLSIESHFIDGMRVTDAQTMDVVEMVLGGQVNKDIVNLINRHGGSAIGLTGKDAELIRAKKLTVTRQTPEMTQPEIIDIGQVGEVIGINTDLLNLLVKGDFIPVIAPIGVGVNGESYNINADLVAGKVAEALKAEKLMLLTNIAGLMDKQGKVLTGLTTQQVDELIADGTIYGGMLPKIRCALEAVQGGVGSSLILDGRVPNAILLEIFTDTGVGTLISNRKRS
- the pyrE gene encoding orotate phosphoribosyltransferase, with product MQAYQRDFIRFAIDRGVLRFGEFTLKSGRTSPYFFNAGLFNSGSALAQLGRFYAAAIVESGISFDVLFGPAYKGIPLAAATAVALAEHHGQDLPWCFNRKEAKAHGEGGSLVGAPLTGDVLIIDDVITAGTAIREVMQIIASQDGAKAAGVLIALNRQERGNGELSAIQEVERDFGIPVVSIVSLNQVLQFLEDDPQLKQHLPAVKAYREQFGV
- a CDS encoding exodeoxyribonuclease III, yielding MRIISVNVNGIQAAVERGLLSWLQAQNADVICLQDTRASAFELDDPAFQLDGYFLYACDAEVPTQGGVALYSRLQPKAVISGLGFETADRYGRYLQADFDKVSIATLLLPSGQNGDEDLNQKFKLMDDFARYLDKQRRKRREYIYCGSLYVAQQKLDIKNWRDSQQSPGFLAPERAWMDEIVGNMGYVDALREVSREGDQYSWWPDNEQAEMLNLGWRFDYQLLTPGLRRFVRSARLPRQPRFSQHAPLIVDYDWTLTI
- a CDS encoding DUF4870 domain-containing protein translates to MNDNSQMPVPAPSYEVRQGAMLCHLAAFLGFVFPFGSVVGPLILWQMKKEQDAFIDDQGKEALNFQITVAIAWIACIVLAFAVIGFFLMIALAIATVVLTIIGSIKANKGIAYRYPLTWRLVK
- the rph gene encoding ribonuclease PH, with product MKRPSGRAADQLRSIRITRNYTKHAEGSVLVEFGDTKVICTVSVENGVPRFLKGQGQGWLTAEYGMLPRATGERNQREASRGKQGGRTLEIQRLIGRSLRAALDMTKLGDVTLYVDCDVIQADGGTRTASITGAMVALVDALKVIKKRGGLKGGDPLKQMIAAVSVGMYQGEPVLDLDYLEDSAAETDLNVVMTSTGGFIEVQGTAEGAPFQPAELNAMLALAQKGMSEIFELQNAALAD
- a CDS encoding YicC/YloC family endoribonuclease; translation: MVHSMTAFARVEKAGAQGTLSWELRSVNSRYLEPHLRLPESFRDLEGAVREALRQGISRGKLECTLRFTEETTGKPLQVDRDRAAQLVAAAETIASLIKQPAALNPLEVLAWPGVLVADATDPQALNAEALALFNLGLKELKAGREREGAELARLISERLSSIEEDVVTLRELVPQMLATQRQKVLDRFADMKADLDPVRLEQEMVLLAQKSDVAEELDRLSTHILEVRRVLKSGGAAGRRLDFLMQELNREANTLGSKAFDPRSTTAAVNLKVLIEQMREQVQNIE
- the gmk gene encoding guanylate kinase; the encoded protein is MTHSTGTLYIISAPSGAGKSSLVKALTDADEQIRISVSHTTRAMRPGEVNGVHYHFVERTEFVKMIEHGDFLERAEVFGNLYGTSQSHLQQTLDEGHDLILEIDWQGAEQVRQLMPKARSIFILPPSLEALHQRLTNRGQDSNEIIEGRMREAVSEMSHYVDYDYLIINDDFAHALDDLKAIFRANQLQQKRQQQRFGKLLAELLG
- the rpoZ gene encoding DNA-directed RNA polymerase subunit omega, yielding MARVTVEDCLEHVDNRFELVMLSTKRARQLATGGKEPLVQWENDKPTVVALREIAEGLMSYEFIANAEIVEDEPLFAAFEDESNEAV